A genomic segment from Eremothecium gossypii ATCC 10895 chromosome III, complete sequence encodes:
- the CMR2 gene encoding Cmr2p (Syntenic homolog of Saccharomyces cerevisiae YOR093C) — translation MDFSIPAHLSAEAVGQLQELIQDYKDGNLTAKGYASKRAQVLERGAGSPVRDGASMCSGAGVPTPQALASPLSCLSAGTGFHGREQSVSSTIRTSGQQDMQSTGSFSLYRVTTSNSNTMAVRGYGDGRGAPRPERRTYQPLIPLLPRSAEGAPAHLDSLPSVLRGRSQTYDRETAMVSISARGKENSITWEKLYLRAEKVAHELGKTKVYKMNKLLLWYDPGEAIEFAVALLGCFIAGTIAVPVSFETYTLQEIVEIIKQTNAKSILISEECSKQLDTLYVNSRSKLKLLKSNFFSQLTFIKTDDLGTYAKAKRSTPAFDIPNVAYIEFTRTPLGKLSGVVMKHQVLTRQFENFTAILNSRSKKNWRKGDIRRPYTRGKERFMRYVILSSLDSTRSTGLVLGTLFNIFSGNLLVCVHPHLLRRPGSYESIINKYRADILLSDQLQLKQVVINYLENPESTISKKNKMDFSCIKWCIASCTTIDTEVSNMIVHKWLKNLGCLDASQAYSPILTLLDFGGIFISLRDQLGNLENFPLHDYKLRLQDDVFIDKEQLKNNIVQPSISAMINSSSSIKDFLRLTTFGYPIPDAMVCVVDPDTRMLVEDLTVGEIWISAPSVTDEFYHMDKLTDFVFNAKLNFKKMLATLEETELHCSRELYASSIERLDTIFSLFPPDTTFLRTKLIGFIHNGKIYTLSLIEDMFLQNKLVRLQNWSHTSDITRSIKDPPSADKEVAVKTDKALSSKRVVQTFYLQHVSENLVRTVDKVSEVAAFELDHDKDEHFLVVVVESSLANTPVIGSAVSSAIPQINMADKRTLERRMNDLTEQIYKILWIFHKIQPFCVMVVPPGSLQRRYCSLEIANRTVEKHFLNCSLHSKFVKFQLDNVILDYVPHSSYYNESIFSEHLSKLRHRSLEDNYFNSMGMIPESALQTSGLDYKEDTLDSRTSEKLGRFETIMAILEWRSQKHGNDFAFCNGNSFSTAGASIDQNKKFSWNSFSSLVASYIKKIVESKSPLKHGDHVVVMADNSVDYTAIVIACFYCRLVVIPLHIMHDSHSEKEVNYLLKVIEVYEVKRLFVDHKVENLLEQNTHISILLKSHKHELPKITVFTKVKRKNSLAPSQFKTVLHEKFGRLSKTDPCVVWINHDDDASTDLNVLMSHSTLLKMSKVLKETLRMTNENHIFSVTNYTRDIGFLQSCILGIYVGATTSLFSPSECMMNPRHLLIGLQNMNIKDLVLCPDMLYMLMDRGCAMIEKQTQMVVSSGSIDKRRDTDAATVLYPNFLRNIQNIMVPFTGRPRFQVMQTLLMKYKLAGSSALQINYLYQHRFNPFIALRSYLGIPPVDVYLDPIALREGIIHEFDPSTASSSVLSSAIHLQDSGIVTACTEVTIVNPETLEQCYENELGEIWCCSEANVFDYSICRLGNNTASASEANRTPVQKPMRDPFITQQFKAKIKNNSHTDLSYLRTGDLGFIKNITRPDADGRPMELSILYVLGSINETVEILGLTHFVVDLESTVLRTHSSILNCMVVKTGGLLSCLIECNSKVKIPEYSNLTPLVVSMLLKEHGVALDLCCFVKPNSLNYLVKDWQKNRMKILNDWLGKRLYIEAQYGVNVGENNSIYLLSDFEKVH, via the coding sequence ATGGACTTCAGCATCCCGGCGCACTTGAGTGCGGAGGCGGTGGGGCAGTTGCAGGAGCTCATACAGGATTACAAGGACGGGAACTTGACGGCAAAGGGCTACGCGTCCAAGCGGGCGCAGGTGTTGGAGCGCGGGGCGGGGTCGCCGGTGCGGGACGGCGCGAGCATGTGCAGCGGGGCAGGGGTGCCGACGCCGCAGGCGCTTGCGTCGCCGTTGTCGTGCCTCTCTGCGGGGACGGGGTTCCACGGGCGCGAGCAGTCGGTGTCGTCGACGATCCGCACGAGCGGGCAGCAGGACATGCAGTCGACAGGGTCATTCTCGCTCTACCGGGTGACGACGTCGAACTCGAACACGATGGCGGTGCGGGGGTACGGGGACGGGCGGGgggcgccgcggccggaGCGGCGGACGTACCAGCCTCTGATCCCGCTTTTGCCGCGGAGCGCGGAgggcgcgccggcgcacTTGGACTCGTTGCCGTCGGTGTTGCGGGGGCGGTCGCAGACGTACGACCGGGAGACGGCGATGGTGAGCATCAGCGCGCGGGGCAAGGAGAACTCGATCACGTGGGAGAAGCTCTACCTCCGGGCGGAGAAGGTGGCGCACGAGCTCGGCAAGACGAAGGTGTACAAGATGAACAAGCTCTTGCTCTGGTACGACCCGGGCGAGGCGATTGAGTTCGCGGTGGCGCTCTTGGGGTGCTTCATCGCCGGGACCATCGCGGTGCCGGTGTCATTTGAGACGTACACCTTGCAGGAGATCGTGGAGATCATCAAGCAGACGAACGCGAAGTCGATCCTCATCTCCGAGGAGTGCTCGAAGCAGCTCGACACGCTCTACGTGAACAGCCGCTCGAAGTTGAAGTTGCTCAAGAGCAACTTCTTCTCGCAGCTCACGTTCATCAAGACGGATGATCTCGGGACGTACGCCAAGGCCAAGCGCTCGACGCCGGCGTTCGACATACCCAACGTGGCCTACATAGAGTTCACGAGGACACCGCTGGGGAAGCTTTCCGGCGTTGTGATGAAGCACCAGGTGTTGACACGCCAGTTCGAGAACTTCACTGCTATTCTCAATTCCCGCTCGAAGAAAAACTGGCGCAAGGGCGACATACGAAGACCGTACACGCGGGGCAAGGAGCGCTTCATGCGCTACGTGATTCTGTCCAGCTTGGACTCCACGCGCTCCACCGGGTTGGTGCTCGGCACGCTGTTCAATATCTTCAGCGGCAATCTCTTGGTCTGTGTGCACCCCCATTTGCTAAGACGCCCGGGCAGCTACGAGTCTATTATCAACAAATACAGGGCCGACATTCTACTCAGCGATCAGTTGCAGTTGAAGCAGGTCGTCATCAACTATTTGGAAAACCCAGAATCGACAATATCGAAGAAGAACAAAATGGACTTTAGCTGCATAAAGTGGTGCATTGCCTCGTGCACGACAATTGACACAGAGGTGAGCAACATGATCGTTCATAAATGGTTGAAGAATTTGGGGTGTTTAGATGCGTCGCAGGCGTACTCGCCAATTCTCACTCTTCTTGACTTTGGTGGCATTTTCATTTCTTTGCGGGACCAACTAGGTAATCTTGAGAATTTCCCGTTGCATGACTACAAACTAAGACTTCAGGACGATGTCTTCATAGATAAAGAACAGTTGAAGAATAATATCGTGCAGCCAAGCATCTCCGCGATGATTAACTCATCCAGTTCTATCAAGGACTTTTTACGCTTAACGACCTTCGGATATCCGATCCCAGATGCAATGGTTTGTGTCGTCGATCCGGATACGCGCATGCTAGTCGAAGACTTAACGGTGGGAGAAATCTGGATTTCAGCGCCGAGTGTCACCGACGAGTTTTATCATATGGATAAACTAACTGACTTTGTTTTCAACGCCAAGTTGAATTTCAAAAAAATGCTAGCCACGCTAGAAGAAACAGAACTTCACTGTAGTAGGGAATTATACGCATCGAGCATTGAACGTTTGGATACAATATTTTCGCTTTTTCCCCCAGATACTACATTTTTGAGGACAAAGTTGATTGGGTTCATACACAATGGTAAAATCTACACTTTATCTCTAATTGAAGATATGTTTCTTCAAAACAAACTAGTAAGGCTGCAAAATTGGTCGCACACTTCGGATATTACTAGGTCCATAAAAGATCCACCTTCTGCTGATAAAGAGGTTGCGGTCAAAACGGATAAGGCTCTGAGTTCCAAGCGTGTCGTACAAACTTTTTATCTACAGCACGTCAGCGAGAACTTAGTGCGCACTGTTGATAAGGTCTCCGAGGTTGCGGCCTTTGAACTAGATCATGACAAGGACGAACATTTCCTAGTGGTAGTAGTTGAAAGTTCATTGGCCAATACTCCTGTTATTGGAAGCGCGGTCTCCAGTGCTATTCCGCAGATAAATATGGCAGATAAAAGAACGTTAGAGCGGAGGATGAATGATCTTACTGAACAGATTTATAAAATTCTATGGATATTTCATAAAATACAGCCTTTTTGTGTTATGGTGGTTCCCCCTGGCTCACTACAGAGGAGATATTGCTCTTTGGAGATAGCCAATAGGACGGTGGAAAAGCACTTTCTCAACTGCAGTCTTCACTCTAAGTTTGTCAAATTCCAATTGGATAACGTGATTCTGGATTATGTTCCACATTCTTCTTACTATAATGAGAGTATATTCTCTGAGCATCTTTCAAAGCTACGGCATAGGTCCCTCGAGGATAATTATTTCAATAGTATGGGTATGATTCCGGAATCTGCTCTTCAGACATCAGGTCTCGATTATAAAGAAGATACTTTGGACAGCCGGACTTCTGAAAAACTAGGCAGATTTGAGACGATAATGGCTATTCTAGAGTGGAGATCTCAAAAGCATGGGAACGACTTTGCCTTTTGCAACGGGAACAGTTTCTCGACAGCAGGTGCATCGATCGACCAAAATAAAAAGTTTTCGTGGAACTCGTTTAGTTCACTCGTTGCATCCTACATCAAAAAGATTGTAGAATCAAAAAGTCCATTGAAACATGGAGATCATGTCGTGGTGATGGCAGATAATTCTGTTGATTATACTGCTATTGTTATCGCCTGTTTTTATTGTCGGTTAGTCGTCATTCCATTGCACATAATGCATGACTCTCATAGTGAAAAAGAGGTCAATTATCTACTGAAAGTGATAGAGGTCTACGAAGTTAAACGACTCTTCGTTGATCATAAAGTTGAAAATTTGTTGGAACAAAACACACATATTAGCATCCTATTGAAGAGTCATAAGCACGAGCTGCCTAAGATCACTGTATTCACTAAAGTGAAACGGAAAAATTCACTTGCCCCTAGCCAGTTCAAAACTGTGCTTCATGAAAAATTCGGTCGTTTATCTAAAACAGATCCTTGTGTTGTTTGGATTAATCACGATGATGACGCCTCTACGGACCTAAATGTGTTGATGTCACACTCAACCTTATTGAAGATGAGCAAAGTATTGAAAGAAACCTTAAGAATGACTAATGAAAATCACATATTCTCTGTCACTAATTATACCAGGGATATAGGGTTTTTGCAAAGCTGCATTCTCGGAATATACGTTGGCGCCACTACTAGTCTCTTTAGCCCATCTGAATGTATGATGAACCCTAGACATCTCCTAATAGGTCTACAGAATATGAATATCAAGGACTTGGTTTTATGTCCGGATATGCTATACATGCTTATGGATCGTGGGTGCGCGATGATTGAAAAACAAACTCAGATGGTGGTATCCTCTGGATCAATCGATAAGCGTAGAGATACAGATGCCGCGACCGTGCTTTATCCAAACTTCTTGAGGAACATCCAGAACATTATGGTTCCATTTACAGGACGTCCAAGATTCCAAGTAATGCAAACGCTTTTGATGAAGTACAAGTTAGCTGGCAGCTCTGCTCTCCAGATCAACTACTTGTACCAACACCGTTTTAATCCCTTTATTGCATTAAGATCCTATCTAGGGATTCCTCCTGTTGATGTATACTTGGATCCAATTGCCCTTCGTGAAGGTATTATTCATGAATTTGATCCAAGTACAGCTAGTAGCTCTGTTCTCAGCTCTGCTATCCATTTGCAGGACTCTGGTATAGTAACTGCATGTACTGAGGTTACTATCGTGAATCCTGAGACATTGGAACAATGCTATGAAAACGAACTTGGAGAGATATGGTGCTGTTCTGAAGCGAACGTCTTCGACTATAGTATCTGCCGTCTAGGTAACAACACGGCCTCTGCTAGCGAAGCAAACCGCACACCTGTCCAAAAGCCAATGCGCGATCCTTTCATTACTCAACAGTTCAAAGCTAAGATAAAGAATAACAGCCATACTGATTTATCATATCTACGTACGGGGGATCTCGGGTTCATTAAAAATATCACTCGCCCAGATGCTGATGGCAGGCCCATGGAGTTGTCAATACTATATGTCTTGGGGAGTATAAATGAAACGGTGGAGATACTAGGCTTGACGCACTTCGTAGTGGATCTCGAATCTACAGTACTGAGAACCCACTCCAGTATTCTCAACTGCATGGTTGTGAAGACAGGAGGGCTTCTAAGCTGCCTCATTGAGTGCAATTCAAAAGTAAAAATCCCGGAATACTCCAATCTAACGCCGTTGGTTGTTAGTATGCTCTTGAAAGAGCACGGGGTCGCTTTGGACTTATGTTGCTTCGTAAAGCCCAACTCCCTCAACTATCTGGTGAAGGACTGGCAGAAAAATAGGATGAAAATCCTAAATGACTGGTTGGGGAAGCGGTTGTACATCGAGGCACAGTATGGCGTGAACGTCGGCGAGAATAACTCCATCTACCTCCTGTCGGATTTTGAGAAAGTACATTGA
- the ARF3 gene encoding Arf family GTPase ARF3 (Syntenic homolog of Saccharomyces cerevisiae YOR094W (ARF3)), giving the protein MGNSFSRVLSKLFGSREMKILMLGLDNAGKTTILYKLKLNKIKTSAPTVGFNVETVAFRNVKFNMWDVGGQERLRPLWRHYFPATTALIFVIDSHDQARLNEAKEELYSIIGEKEMENVVLLVLANKQDLRGALKPQEVSDYLQLGDNLNNQLWCVVGSNALTGQGLVEGLSWIANNTKSR; this is encoded by the coding sequence ATGGGCAACTCGTTTTCCAGGGTGCTGAGTAAGCTGTTCGGGTCTAGGGAGATGAAGATCCTGATGCTCGGACTGGACAATGCGGGCAAGACCACGATCCTGTACAAGCTGAAGCTGAACAAGATCAAGACGTCGGCGCCGACGGTGGGGTTCAACGTGGAGACGGTGGCGTTCCGTAACGTGAAGTTCAACATGTGGGACGTGGGGGGCCAGGAGCGGCTGCGGCCGCTGTGGCGGCACTACTTCCCTGCGACGACGGCGCTGATCTTCGTGATCGACTCGCACGACCAGGCGCGGCTGAACGAGGCGAAGGAGGAGCTGTACAGCATAATCGGGGAGAAGGAGATGGAGAACgtggtgctgctggtgcttGCGAACAAGCAGGACTTGCGGGGTGCGCTGAAGCCGCAGGAGGTTTCGGACTACCTGCAGCTGGGCGACAACCTGAACAACCAGCTGTGGTGCGTGGTGGGCAGCAACGCCTTGACGGGTCAAGGGCTAGTAGAGGGGCTTTCGTGGATCGCGAACAACACCAAAAGCAGGTGA
- the RKI1 gene encoding ribose-5-phosphate isomerase RKI1 (Syntenic homolog of Saccharomyces cerevisiae YOR095C (RKI1)), producing the protein MSVTPIEELPSLGDALEDAKRAASYRAVDENLDPAKHRVVGIGSGSTVVYVAERIGKYQASPELKAKVEFICIPTGFQSRQLILDNGLRLGSIEQYPEVDIAFDGADEVDPELNLIKGGGACLFQEKLVSTSSAQFIVVADSRKRSPQRLGTSWTRGVPVEVVPSAYVRVLRDLHGIPGCRSAQLRLGEPGKAGPVVTDNNNLLIDADFGPLEDPAALHARIKALVGVVETGIFAGNAAKAYFGSADGSTQTLAR; encoded by the coding sequence ATGTCGGTAACGCCAATTGAAGAGCTGCCCTCCCTGGGCGACGCGCTGGAGGACGCAAAGCGCGCAGCGTCGTACCGCGCCGTGGACGAGAATCTAGACCCCGCGAAACACCGCGTGGTCGGGATAGGCAGCGGATCGACAGTGGTCTACGTGGCGGAACGCATAGGAAAATACCAGGCGTCACCTGAGCTGAAGGCGAAGGTGGAGTTTATCTGCATTCCCACGGGGTTCCAATCCCGCCAGTTGATCCTCGACAACGGCCTGCGTCTGGGCAGCATCGAGCAGTACCCAGAGGTGGACATTGCGTTCGACGGTGCGGACGAGGTGGACCCCGAGCTGAACCTGATCAAGGGCGGCGGTGCCTGTCTGTTCCAGGAAAAGCTCGTGAGCACGAGCAGCGCTCAATTCATCGTGGTCGCGGACTCCCGTAAGCGCTCGCCGCAACGACTGGGCACAAGCTGGACGCGTGGCGTGCCCGTCGAGGTGGTGCCCAGCGCGTACGTGCGCGTACTGCGCGACCTGCACGGCATCCCCGgctgccgcagcgcgcagctgcggctCGGGGAACCGGGCAAGGCGGGCCCGGTCGTCACCGACAACAACAACCTGCTCATCGACGCCGATTTCGGCCCGCTCGAAGAccccgccgcgctgcaCGCCCGGATCAAGGCCCTCGTCGGCGTCGTCGAGACCGGCATCTTCGCCGGTAACGCTGCCAAGGCGTACTTCGGCAGCGCCGACGGCTCTACTCAGACCCTCGCACGCTAG
- the RPS7A gene encoding 40S ribosomal protein eS7 (Syntenic homolog of Saccharomyces cerevisiae YOR096W (RPS7A) and YNL096C (RPS7B); 1-intron), translating into MSAPQAKILSQAPTELELQVAQAFIDLENSSPELKADLRPLQFKSIREIDVAGGKKALAIFVPVPSLAGYHKVQTKLTRELEKKFQDRHVIFLAERRILPKPSRRSRQTQKRPRSRTLTAVHDKILEDLVFPTEIVGKRVRYLVGGNKIQKVLLDSKDVQQVDYKLESFQAVYNKLTGKQIVFEIPSETH; encoded by the exons ATGTCTGCTCCACAAGCTAAGATCTTGTCCCAAGCACCAACTGAATTGGAATTGCAGGTCGCTCAGGCCTTCATCGACTTGGAGAACTCCTCCCCAGAGTTGAAGGCTGACTTGAGACCATTGCAGTTCAAGTCCATCAGAGAG ATTGACGTCGCTGGTGGCAAGAAGGCCTTGGCCATTTTCGTGCCAGTCCCATCTTTGGCCGGCTACCACAAGGTCCAGACCAAGTTGACCAGAGAGTTGGAGAAGAAGTTCCAGGACCGCCATGTTATCTTCTTGGCCGAGAGAAGAATTTTGCCAAAGCCATCCAGAAGATCCAGACAGACCCAAAAGAGACCAAGATCCAGAACTTTGACTGCTGTTCACGACAAGATCTTGGAGGACTTGGTGTTCCCAACCGAGATCGTTGGCAAGAGAGTCAGATATTTGGTCGGTGGTAACAAGATCCAGAAGGTCTTGTTGGACTCCAAGGACGTCCAGCAAGTCGACTACAAGTTGGAGTCTTTCCAGGCTGTCTACAACAAGTTGACCGGTAAGCAAATCGTGTTCGAAATCCCATCCGAAACTCACTAA
- the NUP1 gene encoding FG-nucleoporin NUP1 (Syntenic homolog of Saccharomyces cerevisiae YOR098C (NUP1)) has translation MSTSSPAKNKRSISSAIAGLFRRPADGASTAECADCSTELPIEYESNTSSDTVIKRPRAGVRGAEPLILYESDVAVRPPVLPILPLQRLRMLRHRQELRRRQYQLAPLVQSGHGGRIVSEASGEGWRRIAGGTRSASALGRAGTGKKGRLWSSNFEYDLSEYDVLKKQKLNTRDAKDITMLDSPKLSEEVVLKNGAARRDAGEPPFSSNLSRAQLKLLTGCESPALLRGEAAAGGKSIDGRTPYSKPHDGAAAGPKKMPSVGFDFLLKADADTPSKTKLPALPAPAVSLTLDENRPAQPSRAEETVRPAETPSAPLLAFGNQGQDVSKPAAQPQLSFTFGAPKAAGGKDVAEPAIKATSPEESTKKPAFSFNISNGGANKAPFSFGASAQTQNSGTTSNTPNGGAQGSAKPTFSFGQNFGASQQAENKPNTTSSEDKSSPSKDAPAPPIFGNGKPTVSGFSFSNGSREATVPSKKADSTSGNPTLMFGNGIQNKEPQTTPTFSDDKKDTSSKPTFQFVIPAKSNTNASNTNTTFGTTMNGNSVSSATNLFSGSSSETAKSSNNQAVPTLSDGSAVKGTSLDRQNTLSPVTFGAPSAQPTTSGSLGAAPFSFKTTTPDTSNPTNPPSLLFGNNVNGNGSLSSTSAPVTSGAASNSGGFKFDMSGFKNNQGVTSPVPTFSMNNNVSQRPGNNMALNGSSMSIANAPQPQQATAFGFPQDSVSNGTTAFGSGLTTANNSPAFGISTNNNNSNNNQPAAAFTFGSNAGSPAPSLFANSASSALQNNRPVAFTPSSSVNLNFGGAPAASLDPSQVFGQAATGQPQNSGFGMPQQPMMHLPPGRRIARMRARRG, from the coding sequence ATGTCTACTAGCTCGCCGGCCAAGAATAAAAGGTCAATATCGTCGGCAATTGCAGGACTTTTCCGGCGGCCTGCGGATGGGGCAAGTACAGCGGAATGCGCGGATTGCAGTACAGAGCTGCCCATTGAATATGAGTCGAACACCAGCAGCGATACAGTGATTAAGCGGCCACGGGCGGGCGTCCGGGGGGCGGAGCCGCTGATTTTATACGAGTCGGACGTGGCCGTGCGGCCGCCCGTGCTGCCGATcctgccgctgcagcggctgcggatGCTGCGGCACCGGCaggagctgcggcggcgacaGTACCAGCTGGCGCCACTGGTACAGAGCGGGCACGGCGGGCGGATTGTGTCGGAGGCGAGCGGCGAGGGGTGGCGGCGGATTGCGGGCGGGACGCGGAGCGCGTCTGCACTGGGCAGGGCGGGCACGGGCAAGAAGGGGAGACTGTGGTCGAGCAACTTCGAGTACGACCTGTCGGAGTACGATGTGCTGAAAAAACAGAAGCTGAACACGCGCGACGCGAAGGATATTACGATGCTGGACAGTCCGAAGCTGTCGGAGGAGGTCGTGCTGAAGAACGGCGCGGCTAGGCGCGATGCTGGCGAGCCGCCGTTCTCATCCAACCTGTCGCGGGCGCAATTGAAGCTGCTGACCGGCTGCGAGTCGCCGGCCCTGCTTCGAGGCGAGGCTGCGGCGGGCGGTAAAAGCATTGATGGCCGCACGCCCTACTCCAAGCCGCACGACGGCGCTGCCGCGGGCCCGAAGAAGATGCCCAGTGTTGGCTTTGACTTCTTGCTCAAGGCTGATGCCGATACGCCGTCCAAAACGAAGCTGCCGGCGCTTCCGGCGCCAGCTGTGTCGTTGACTCTGGACGAGAACCGTCCCGCGCAGCCTAGCCGCGCAGAAGAGACGGTGCGTCCGGCAGAGACGCCCAGCGCGCCACTTCTGGCGTTCGGGAACCAGGGCCAAGATGTGTCCAAGCcagcggcgcagccgcagctTTCCTTCACGTTTGGCGCGCCCAAAGCAGCGGGCGGTAAGGACGTAGCGGAACCGGCGATCAAAGCTACATCTCCTGAGGAAAGCACGAAAAAGCCGGCATTTTCTTTTAATATCTCCAACGGGGGTGCCAACAAGGCTCCTTTTTCATTTGGAGCGAGTGCGCAGACCCAAAATAGCGGTACTACGTCAAATACACCCAACGGTGGCGCACAGGGGTCCGCCAAACCTACATTTTCCTTCGGACAGAATTTCGGCGCCTCCCAGCAAGCAGAAAACAAACCAAATACCACATCATCAGAGGATAAATCTAGTCCGTCCAAGGATGCGCCAGCCCCGCCTATCTTCGGGAATGGGAAGCCCACGGTATCTGGTTTTAGCTTTTCAAATGGCAGTAGGGAAGCAACTGTGCCTTCGAAGAAGGCTGATTCGACCTCTGGGAATCCTACGCTTATGTTTGGCAATGGAATACAGAACAAGGAACCCCAAACTACACCAACCTTTAGCGATGACAAGAAGGACACGTCCTCTAAGCCGACGTTCCAATTCGTCATTCCTGCTAAAAGTAATACAAATGCATCTAACACCAACACAACATTTGGTACAACCATGAATGGCAATAGCGTCAGCTCAGCCACAAACCTTTTCTCTGGATCCAGCTCGGAAACAGCAAAATCCTCGAATAATCAAGCTGTACCGACTCTTTCAGACGGAAGCGCAGTAAAAGGTACTTCTCTTGATAGACAGAACACATTATCTCCTGTCACTTTTGGTGCGCCATCAGCGCAACCTACAACGTCCGGTAGCCTTGGGGCAGCGCCATTCTCGTTCAAGACAACAACACCTGATACGTCGAACCCAACTAACCCGCCATCCCTACTCTTTGGAAATAATGTTAACGGCAATGGCTCTCTTTCCAGTACCTCTGCTCCGGTGACTTCCGGTGCAGCCTCGAACAGCGGTGGCTTTAAGTTTGATATGAGCGGGTTCAAGAATAACCAAGGAGTAACCTCCCCGGTGCCAACTTTTTCAATGAACAATAACGTCTCACAAAGACCTGGTAACAATATGGCATTGAACGGAAGTAGTATGTCGATTGCTAACGCTCCTCAGCCGCAACAGGCCACGGCCTTTGGTTTCCCACAAGACTCTGTATCGAATGGCACCACAGCTTTCGGATCAGGCTTGACTACTGCGAACAATTCGCCAGCTTTTGGGATTAGTACCAATAACAACAACAGTAATAACAACCAGCCTGCTGCCGCGTTTACTTTTGGCAGCAACGCGGGGTCTCCAGCGCCGTCACTGTTTGCTAACAGCGCTTCCTCAGCGCTACAGAATAATAGGCCAGTGGCTTTTACTCCGTCTTCATCGGTTAACCTGAACTTCGGTGGTGCGCCAGCTGCATCCCTTGACCCGTCGCAAGTTTTTGGTCAAGCAGCGACAGGACAGCCTCAAAACAGCGGTTTCGGTATGCCACAACAACCAATGATGCACCTTCCTCCGGGTAGGAGGATAGCTAGAATGAGAGCCAGAAGAGGATGA
- the SRP40 gene encoding Srp40p (Non-syntenic homolog of Saccharomyces cerevisiae YKR092C (SRP40)) has product MMGSKSIKKAVVPKLSEKAKEEELSTSGSSDSTLESSSSSSSEGSSSSSSSSSDSESSSSDSGSSSSSSSSSSSGESGSSDSDSSSDSDSSSSDSDSSSSDSDSSSSGSSSSSGSSSSSDSDSSSDSDSSSDSDSSSSGSSSSSDSDSSSSGSSSSSDSDSSSSGSSSSSDSDSSSDSDSSDSGSSSGSGSSSGSSSSSDSDSSSSDSDSSSDSESSSDSQSSSAPKNGKRARDTSSDESSSRTATPEPPVKKAAIPAGEDEIREGQRKHFSRIERAKISFEDRTLTDNTYKGAAGTWGEKANDKLSRVRGKDFTKNKNKMKRGSYRGGSITLASGSYKFVD; this is encoded by the coding sequence TTGATGGGTTCCAAAAGTATTAAAAAGGCGGTAGTCCCTAAATTATCGGAAAAAGCCAAGGAGGAAGAGTTGAGCACTTCGGGCTCCTCTGATTCTACTTTAGAATCAAGTTCATCTTCCTCGTCGGAGggcagctccagcagcagctctAGTTCCTCGGACAGTGAATCGAGCTCGTCGGACAGCGGCTCCAGCTCTTCTagcagcagctcgagcTCCTCCGGCGAATCGGGCTCCTCCGACAGCGACTCGAGCTCCGACAGCGACTCGAGCTCCTCCGACAGCGACTCGAGCTCTTCGGACAGCGACTCGAGCTCATcgggcagcagctcctcctcgggcagcagctcctcctcggacagcgactcctcctcggacagcgactcctcctcggacagcgactcgagctcatcgggcagcagctcctcctcggacagcgactcgagctcctcgggcagcagctcctcttcggacagcgactcgagctcctcgggcagcagctcctcctcggacAGCGACTCCTCCTCGGACAGCGACTCCTCGGACAGCGGCTCCTCCTCGGGCAGCGGCTCCTCCTcgggcagcagctcctcctcggacAGCGACTCAAGCTCCTCGGACAGCGATTCCTCCTCGGACAGTGAGTCTTCCTCGGACAGCCAGTCCTCGTCTGCTCCTAAGAACGGTAAGAGAGCAAGGGACACATCCTCCGATGAGTCTTCATCGCGTACCGCGACACCGGAGCCGCCTGTAAAGAAGGCTGCAATTCCCGCCGGCGAAGACGAAATCAGGGAAGGCCAGCGGAAGCACTTCTCGAGAATAGAAAGGGCAAAAATCAGCTTCGAGGACAGAACCCTCACCGACAATACCTACAAGGGCGCTGCGGGGACTTGGGGCGAGAAGGCCAATGATAAACTAAGCCGCGTCAGGGGTAAGGACTTCACTAAGAACAAAAACAAGATGAAGCGTGGCTCGTACAGAGGTGGCTCTATCACACTAGCATCGGGCTCCTATAAGTTCGTAGATTAG
- a CDS encoding ACL074W-Ap (NOHBY335; No homolog in Saccharomyces cerevisiae; Syntenic homolog of Kluyveromyces lactis KLLA0E13101g), whose product MDHIKDFASKQEKNGEDIISRAEDGVKHAKEKLGDDGYQKLENQAKKFTGNRP is encoded by the coding sequence ATGGACCACATCAAAGATTTCGCAAGCAAGCAAGAGAAGAACGGCGAGGACATTATCTCCAGAGCTGAGGATGGTGTCAAGCACGCCAAGGAGAAGCTAGGAGACGACGGCTACCAGAAGCTTGAGAACCAGGCGAAGAAGTTCACTGGCAACCGTCCTTGA